One Leptospira wolffii serovar Khorat str. Khorat-H2 genomic window, GCGGGCAATTTTAATCGGAACTTCTCCTTACGCTTGAGAAAGGAAGGCTCGCTTGGAGATTTGTAGGATTATTGGCAAAAGCCGCTCGAGCAAACGGAGCCTGGACATTGGCTATTCATCGAGCAAATATTGCAGTTGAATCCGGAAGAGCTAATCGCGGAAGTTATACCGTCTTTTATTGCTACGGCTTTTAGGGTAAAGGCAGGGATATAGCAAGTGATGGGTCCCGAGTAGAGCGTGTCGGATGCCGACGGATTGGATCCGTTCTTCGTATAGTATATGTTGGAGCTTGCAGTGATCGAACTGATAGTGATCGACTGTCCTCCCGAATATGAACTTCCTCCCGCCGGAGAGAAAAGAGGGGCTTCGGGCTGGACAACTTCTGGATTTTGATTGATTAAGAGAAGAGCCCATAGGTCATTCTCTTGGGATTTTCCGCAATGAAGTAAAAGCGACGCGGTGAAAATGAAGAATGAAATGTAAAAGAGAGATACGTTATTTCGCATGAGTATTTTCCTGCGGATAAGCTAATGGCACCATTGTGAATTGCAATCCAAAATTCGATCCGGCTCTTCGGTCTTGGGCCGATGCCCGAGCGAAGGCTTGCCTTGGATTTTCCATTTTGGGACCTCTCGGATTCCCATGCAGAATTCGGATGGGCATGAGTTTACAAGAGGTCCGATTTATGGAAATAATAAATTTATCGTCTATTCTTTCTTATTAAAAAGACAAACCCTTCCCTTTTCATCGAGACTCCTTCTCTAACCAGTAATAGAATACGGGTAATAATATGAGGGTGAGAATCGTAGAAGAGACGATTCCCCCGATTACCACCGTGGCCAAAGGCTTCTGCACCTCGGAGCCTAATCCGCTACCGAACGCCATGGGTAAGAATCCTAAGGAGGCTACGAGGGCTGTCATGATGACCGGTCGGATCCTACTTACGGCTCCCTGCAATACCGCTTCTCGAACGGAAAGTTTTTCCTCGATTCGGATCCGATCTATCGTTGCGAGTTTCACAAGACCGTTCAATACCGCGATTCCGGAAAGAGCGATACATCCTACGAATGCCGAAACGCTCAGATCCATTCCTCTTAAAAATAGAAACCAAATCCCGCCCGTTAATGCGAATGGGACGCAGAAGAATACGAGCAAGGCCTGCTTTACCGATTTCAGTCCCAGATAGAGAACGGTAAAGATCATGAAAAGTGTGGAAGGGATGATCAGGCCCAATTTGGATTTCGCATTGGCTAGGTTCTCGATTTGGCCTCCCCAAAATAAGGAATAACCTTCGGGGATTTCCAATTTAGATACCTTCTCCTTTGCCTCGGAATAAAAACCTTCCAGATCCCTACCTCTCAAGTTGACCGAAACGGCGACGAACCTCCTGGATCGATTGCGCGAGATAGTCATCACCTTGTCCTCTTTACGAATGGACGCCAAAAGTTTGATGGGAATCATACCTCCATCGCTGGTACCTACATCGATCTCTCCTATCTCTTTTTCACGATTCCGAAATTCCTCCGAGATCCAGATCTTAATCGGAAATCTTACCTCTTCTTCGTAATATCCTCCCAGCTCGAATCCGCTCATGGAGCTTTCTACCGCCGAATTGAAGGCAGGAAGTGAAATATTATAATATTTTAATTTTGTAGGATCGGGGACGATATCGATCACGCTGGAATTCCGAAGTGCCATGATTGGATCCAGTTCCACTTCCGCGGCTCCCGGAATGCTCGCCAAGGTTCCTTTGAGGGATTCCTGTAATCTTAGTAGAGTATTTAGATCCTTTCCCAGAATTCGAACGCTGATATCCGCGCGACTCCCCTCTAATAATTCGTTGAATCTAGCCTCCAAGGGCTGGCTTAACGTAAGTTCCGATTCCGGGAATTTATCGCTTACCTTTTTTCGGACGCGGGTCAGGAAGTCGTCCCATTTCCCGGAGGATAGCAGATCCGTAAGAGATTCCTTATTCAAAATAATGAATGTATCCGCGTTAAATGGACCCATCGGGTCGTTGGCCACGGAGCTTGTGCCTATACGAGAGAATACGCTTTTTATCTCCGGCATCTGCATGAGAAGTTTTTCGACTTCTTTCTGCTCCCTAAGGCTTTCTTCGATTCCTGTATTTCCTTCCCGAACGATGACCAGCATGAGGTCTCCTTCCATCAGTTTGGGGAGAAATACGGTTCCCATTCTGGAATATACGAAAAGGGTCACCGCAAAGAATAATGCGGACCAGATCACGATTTTACCGGGTTTCTCCAGAAGAGAAGGAAGTCGAGCTGCATAGAATTGGACGATCTTACTTTCTTTCTTCGGCTTATGCGACTGCACATTCTCGGGAGAAAGGAAGAAGTAAAGAAGGGGAGGCAGAAGAAATACCGCTAGGATCATACTGAAGCCTAAGGCAAGTAAAACGGTCTCCGCCATCGGACGGAACATTCTTCCCGGGATACCGTCGAGAGTAAGAATGGGGAGGTATACAAGCATGATCACTAAAATTCCGAAGGATACAGGCTTCAGGACTTCCAAGGAAGATTCCAGAATAGCTTTCTTCTTTGCCTCCTTGTCTCGATAGGTTCCTTTTTCGAATTTGCTCAATACGTTTTCCGTAATCACAATGGATGCATCGACTAACAATCCGAAGTCGATAGCTCCTAGGCTCATCAGATTCGCCGAAATTCCGAATATTCTCATGAAGATCGCGGCAAGAAGCATGGACCCCGGTATGATGATCGCTACGATCAGAGAGGCCCTCAGATTCAAAAGAATCAGAAAGAGGGTGAGAATCACGAGGATCGCTCCCTCGGCCAAGTTCTTCAATACAGTTTGGATCGTGGATTGGATGAGAAAGGATCTCTCCAGAAGAATCTTAACCGTTACGTCTTCGGGTAGTTTGAGTTTGGAAATCGCTTGGTTCAGATCTTCGTTGACCTTGTAACTATTCTCCCCTCTCAACATGAGAGCGGTGCCGAGTACGATTTCCTTTCCTTCGGAACTGGCTCCTCCTAATCTAAGGCTGCCGTGTTCGTTTACTTCCGCTATATCCTCGACCCGAATCGAGGCGCCGGTCAGAGTCCTTCTTACCGTAACGGAAGAGAGTTCCTTCAGATTCTTCTTGATTCCGTAGGCTCTAACGATGGAGATCTTATCGTTTTGTTCTATGAAACCTCCACCGAAGCTTTCGCCTATCGTGGATAAATCCTGTACTAGTTGGTCTATGGGAATTCCCCAACGTTTCATTTTGGAAGGGTTCAAATCGATATGGATTTCCTTTTCATATCCTCCGTTGGAGTCCACTTCCACGATACCCGGAACGAGGGCCTTTAGTTGAGGGCGAACCGTATAATCCTGGATCGTTCTCAAATGCAATAACTTCAATTTTTCGGGAAGTTTATCCAAGGCGGACCCTGGCTTCGCTTCCACGGAGTAAAAGAAAATTTCTCCTAGACCGGTCGTGTTCGGAGTGATTTTGGGAGAGAGACCTTTAGGAAGTTTGTCCTTAGCGCTGGAAATTCTTTCCAATACCATAGATCTGGCTTGGTAGATATCCGTACTCTCCTTAAAGATCAACGAGATATTGGAGAGACCGTATTTGGAAACGGATCTAACGTCGATTAGGTTCGGAAGTCCTAGAAGTTCCGTCTCCAAAGGAAATGTGACCACTTTCTCGACTTGTTCCGGATCCAAGGATCCCGTCGCGGTGGTTACGATCACCTGGACATTGGTGATATCGGGAACCGCGTCTATCGGAACTTCCCGGATGGTGAAGAAAGAGAATAGGAATAGAAAAACTACGATTCCTACGGAGAGATAAGGATTACTTAGGCTGATATTCAAAAGTCTGGACAGCATTATCGAAAATACCTACGATTTCTTTTTCGTTCGTTATATACAAAAGATTCAGGAGGCTTTCCACATGGGACATTTGCGCGTCCAGAATCGCGTGATGTGCTTCATGGAGTTGATTTTCCAACTCCAAATAGCTGATTAATTGGATTCTTCCTTTTTTGAATTCCAAGTCCGCGAAGTTCAGGTCCTTGTCGATCCTGTCCAACTTCTTTAGGTCGTATAGTTGCAGATTCTTCTTTGCTTGCTCGTAATCCAGAAATGCCTGTCTAAAGGAAGTTCTAATTAGATTTTCTTGATGGGTTAATCTGTCTTGTTTTGCCTTAAGATTGGTTTCGGCGGAAGCGACCTTGTTCTGGAATTGGTCCCAGACAGGAAGTCGGAACTTTATGCCGAAATCGTAGAATCGGTTGGCGACCCCTGACCGGTCTTCTCCGACCTGGCTCATGACCGAATAGTCCGGATATTTTTCCAGATTCGCCAATCTGAGTTCCGTCCTGGCTCTTTCCAATTCTCCCTGAGCCGCCAATATGGAAGGATTGTGGATGACCGCCTTTTTTTGCATGTCATCGAAGTCGAATTTTACTCCGTCCTCGAAAAAAGGAATTCTTAGAACGGGGACCGATTTCGCCATCAGATATAAGTTTATGGATTCGTAATCCTTGGCGGCTCCCAATTCCAAGTCGTTGAAATGTTTTCTCAGTGCGAGGATTCTAGTCTCGATGATGAACAGATCCGTCTTGGCTTGAGGAGTAACGAACGGACGGGCCTTGATGTAACTTTCTATCAAAGAAAGCCTTCTCAATCGTTCCTTGACGTGATTCCGCTTATCGGCGGCTACGAGATACCTATACGCGAATTTGACCGAGTTTAAGCGTATGGAATTCGCGGCTTCAATGTTTTGGATTTCCTTGATCTTGGAATCGTTATCGACCAGCAATTGTCGGAGTTCCTTCCTTCCCGGGAAATATATCGGTTGCTCTATCTGCATGGCGTATTCCGAGCCGGATTCGCTGGCCGCGGTTCTTTGACCGTAATCCAAAGTGACGGAAGGGTTCTGGGTCTTGCCTTCCTGCTTTTTCCGGAAGAATAAGGACTCCAGATCCGAATGAAGTGCGGTGAGTAACGGGGAATTCTTCTCCGCTGTTTCGATGATTCCTCTTAGGTCCAGCTCGTTTCCGTTTTTTGCGGAGGTCGGCGACGTTTCGGAAGAAAATAGAATTAATAAAATTAGAATATAATGAATATTGCGTAGATGACGCATAAAAACCTCTCTATTCGTATGAATTGAACGAGAGATTTTAAATCAATAACCGTATGGATGATAACTCGGAGGAATTGCGGGACCCGGGAAACAACTCCTCGAATAAGGATACGCAAAGAGTCGAAGAAATTTCGAGTCTGGTACGGAACGAATAGGTCGAAATGAAATTTAGATCTGCCGTTTGTAGGAAGACCTTGAAAGCGGGAGAATCCACCTTTTCCAAGGAAATCGAACCGGAATCCCATTCGCATCCCGGACCTTACCCGTTACCTTCTTGGTGACAAGGGGAAGATTCGGATGACGTAGGAACTCCGACAGGATCTGCCTCGCAAGTCGGACCGCAGTTAAAAGAAAGCACAAGCGTTGAAAGCAGTGCCATGCTTAAAAGACTTTTAAACAAAGTCGACTTCATACCCTAATCCTAAACCGGGAGGATTAAAGTAAAATGAAAAACTATAAAAGCGATTTGGGCGGCTCCCGCGATCCTTCGACAAGCTCAGGACCCGGGACCGGGCTTGCTTCGGGCTTCGGTCTCGTGCCGAGACTGCGTCGCACCCTCCGCATCCCTGCCGCATATTGATTCGCAATCTCTAGAGCGACGAGACGCCGTTTTGTGGGAACTCCTACAAAACGAAAAAATCATATTAAGATTTGCGCTTCTTTCTCGCGGGAACTTTCCGTTTACTAGTCTTCTTCTTGGGGGCCGACTTGGATTTCTTCCGTGCGGTTTTCTTTTTAGGCGTCGGTTTGGTCGAGCGAACGGATTTCTTGGGAGTCTTGCGAACTTGAACCTTCTTCTTAGGAGCTGCCGCTTTTCTCGCTTCGGCCAAGGCCTTCTGGAACCAAAAGCGAAGATCTTCGTCGTCTTCCAGAACTTCTTCGGGGACCTGCCAATAGGATACTCTCACCAATTTTCCGTCTTTTCCGGAATAGGTAAAGGGAGCCATACCCGCGGATTCATATTCCGCCTGATTGCTCGGACCGACTCTGAAATACAGATTGTCTTTTATCACCATGGCGAAGATCTGGGGGCCGGAGTAGATTCCGAAACCTCCGAACATATTTTTGAACGTAAGAGGACCGCAAACCTTCATCCTGT contains:
- a CDS encoding chitobiase/beta-hexosaminidase C-terminal domain-containing protein, whose protein sequence is MRNNVSLFYISFFIFTASLLLHCGKSQENDLWALLLINQNPEVVQPEAPLFSPAGGSSYSGGQSITISSITASSNIYYTKNGSNPSASDTLYSGPITCYIPAFTLKAVAIKDGITSAISSSGFNCNICSMNSQCPGSVCSSGFCQ
- a CDS encoding efflux RND transporter permease subunit, which translates into the protein MLSRLLNISLSNPYLSVGIVVFLFLFSFFTIREVPIDAVPDITNVQVIVTTATGSLDPEQVEKVVTFPLETELLGLPNLIDVRSVSKYGLSNISLIFKESTDIYQARSMVLERISSAKDKLPKGLSPKITPNTTGLGEIFFYSVEAKPGSALDKLPEKLKLLHLRTIQDYTVRPQLKALVPGIVEVDSNGGYEKEIHIDLNPSKMKRWGIPIDQLVQDLSTIGESFGGGFIEQNDKISIVRAYGIKKNLKELSSVTVRRTLTGASIRVEDIAEVNEHGSLRLGGASSEGKEIVLGTALMLRGENSYKVNEDLNQAISKLKLPEDVTVKILLERSFLIQSTIQTVLKNLAEGAILVILTLFLILLNLRASLIVAIIIPGSMLLAAIFMRIFGISANLMSLGAIDFGLLVDASIVITENVLSKFEKGTYRDKEAKKKAILESSLEVLKPVSFGILVIMLVYLPILTLDGIPGRMFRPMAETVLLALGFSMILAVFLLPPLLYFFLSPENVQSHKPKKESKIVQFYAARLPSLLEKPGKIVIWSALFFAVTLFVYSRMGTVFLPKLMEGDLMLVIVREGNTGIEESLREQKEVEKLLMQMPEIKSVFSRIGTSSVANDPMGPFNADTFIILNKESLTDLLSSGKWDDFLTRVRKKVSDKFPESELTLSQPLEARFNELLEGSRADISVRILGKDLNTLLRLQESLKGTLASIPGAAEVELDPIMALRNSSVIDIVPDPTKLKYYNISLPAFNSAVESSMSGFELGGYYEEEVRFPIKIWISEEFRNREKEIGEIDVGTSDGGMIPIKLLASIRKEDKVMTISRNRSRRFVAVSVNLRGRDLEGFYSEAKEKVSKLEIPEGYSLFWGGQIENLANAKSKLGLIIPSTLFMIFTVLYLGLKSVKQALLVFFCVPFALTGGIWFLFLRGMDLSVSAFVGCIALSGIAVLNGLVKLATIDRIRIEEKLSVREAVLQGAVSRIRPVIMTALVASLGFLPMAFGSGLGSEVQKPLATVVIGGIVSSTILTLILLPVFYYWLEKESR
- a CDS encoding TolC family protein translates to MRHLRNIHYILILLILFSSETSPTSAKNGNELDLRGIIETAEKNSPLLTALHSDLESLFFRKKQEGKTQNPSVTLDYGQRTAASESGSEYAMQIEQPIYFPGRKELRQLLVDNDSKIKEIQNIEAANSIRLNSVKFAYRYLVAADKRNHVKERLRRLSLIESYIKARPFVTPQAKTDLFIIETRILALRKHFNDLELGAAKDYESINLYLMAKSVPVLRIPFFEDGVKFDFDDMQKKAVIHNPSILAAQGELERARTELRLANLEKYPDYSVMSQVGEDRSGVANRFYDFGIKFRLPVWDQFQNKVASAETNLKAKQDRLTHQENLIRTSFRQAFLDYEQAKKNLQLYDLKKLDRIDKDLNFADLEFKKGRIQLISYLELENQLHEAHHAILDAQMSHVESLLNLLYITNEKEIVGIFDNAVQTFEYQPK
- a CDS encoding TfoX/Sxy family protein, producing the protein MSSFLEYVQDRMKVCGPLTFKNMFGGFGIYSGPQIFAMVIKDNLYFRVGPSNQAEYESAGMAPFTYSGKDGKLVRVSYWQVPEEVLEDDEDLRFWFQKALAEARKAAAPKKKVQVRKTPKKSVRSTKPTPKKKTARKKSKSAPKKKTSKRKVPARKKRKS